One window of the Lycorma delicatula isolate Av1 chromosome 3, ASM4794821v1, whole genome shotgun sequence genome contains the following:
- the LOC142322183 gene encoding putative protein MSS51 homolog, mitochondrial, translating into MGRKNKKSNKNKLITNSTTSKVNDQEKQEDASAKTINRNNIEESNSDNQNEFKQSNNLTENDLKSYTRKKMNYSNTEYVENKSGIINEFDLELLLTELKLKKVNKIIKQENNILKNYRDYYLNYLCQVCKQSVNSEEECKKCRMISYCSTEHRRGHWPVHADICEAIQVKCKLMGKTHILENVNDYSDAEQFKSYCYNLMLECQKRVKRKLDEWEVELFLYPNVCEKCYKWNKEELTSCRGCHQKSFCKPEHQHPNHKNYCNSLITYRKIIQHHYNYGSILTYFPETYMDKEDPYCLKGDINEILKKSKKELKELEYIQLTESATEPLTAAYSVKLFNQINNRCVKESITLHIIGAEAYFELNLLEKWEIFFLHYFPDIKTINLIFIGPELNINKEESKTLKIIELCDKCKNQKRKICYQFFDKTLYHHYTQLTDYLKPDLICAFNPGLYRETGFGEEDTWPATIKAMFKIENIPILVTAYTSIEILKDLKRIKDIQRCEIIKMPCQNPFSSLKPNLNFVSYEDIPVIFKNYYLTLLKK; encoded by the coding sequence ATGGGGCgaaagaacaaaaaatcaaacaaaaacaaactaataacAAATTCTACAACCAGCAAGGTTAATGACCAAGAAAAGCAAGAAGATGCTAGtgcaaaaacaataaatagaaataatatagaagAAAGTAATTCagataatcaaaatgaatttaaacaatcAAATAATCTGACTGAAAATGACCTGAAAtcatatacaagaaaaaaaatgaattacagtaaTACAgagtatgtagaaaataaatcaggaataattaatgaatttgatttggagttattattaactgaactgaaattaaaaaaagttaataaaatcattaaacaagaaaacaatattttaaaaaattatagagattattatttaaactatttatgtCAAGTATGTAAACAATCTGTCAATAGTgaagaagaatgtaaaaaatgtagaatgatATCATATTGTTCAACAGAACACAGAAGAGGTCACTGGCCAGTACATGCAGACATATGTGAAGCTATTCAAGTTAAATGTAAATTGATGGGTAAAACTCACATATTAGAGAATGTAAATGACTATTCTGATGCTgaacaatttaaaagttattgttacAATTTAATGTTGGAATGTCAAAAGAGAGTTAAAAGAAAGTTAGATGAATGGGaggtagaattatttttatatccaaatgtatgtgaaaaatgttacaaatggAACAAGGAAGAATTAACTTCCTGTAGAGGATGTCACCAAAAAAGCTTTTGCAAACCAGAACATCAACACccgaatcataaaaattattgtaattcattaatcacatacagaaaaataatacaacatcATTATAACTACGGttctatattaacatattttccaGAAACATATATGGATAAAGAAGACCCTTATTGCTTAAAAGGGGatataaatgaaatcttaaaaaaaagtaaaaaagaattaaaagaactaGAATACATACAACTTACAGAAAGTGCAACAGAACCGTTAACTGCAGCATATTCTGTGAAGTTATTCAATCAAATAAACAACAGATGTGTAAAAGAAAGTATTACTTTACACATTATTGGAGCAGAAGCTTACTTCGAACTGAATTTACTAGAAAAatgggaaatatttttcttacactattttcctgatattaaaacaattaacttaatttttattggtccagaactaaacataaataaagaggaatcaaaaacattaaaaattattgaattgtgtGATAAGTGTAAaaatcaaaagagaaaaatttgttatcagttttttgaCAAAACATTATATCACCATTACACACAATTGACAGATTATTTAAAACCAGATTTAATTTGTGCATTTAACCCAGGTTTATATCGTGAAACTGGTTTTGGTGAAGAAGATACTTGGCCAGCAACAATAAAAGCgatgtttaaaatagaaaatataccaATATTAGTTACTGCATATACATCAATAGaaatattgaaagatttaaaaCGAATTAAGGATATTCAAAGATGTGAGATTATAAAAATGCCCTGTCAGAATCCATTTTCAAGtcttaaaccaaatttaaattttgtcagTTATGAAGATATTCCAGtaatcttcaaaaattattatctcactctactaaaaaaataa